In Corynebacterium guangdongense, one DNA window encodes the following:
- the rplN gene encoding 50S ribosomal protein L14 yields the protein MIQQESRLKVADNTGAREILCIRVLGGSVRRFAGIGDTIVASVKEAAPGGNVKEGEIVKAVIVRTKKENRRPDGSYISFDENAAVLIKPDGEPRGTRIFGPVARELRDKKFMKIVSLAPEVI from the coding sequence GTGATTCAGCAGGAATCGCGTCTGAAGGTCGCCGACAACACCGGTGCACGAGAGATCCTGTGCATCCGCGTTCTCGGTGGCTCTGTTCGACGCTTCGCTGGCATCGGTGACACCATCGTCGCCTCCGTCAAGGAAGCCGCTCCGGGCGGCAACGTCAAGGAGGGTGAGATCGTCAAGGCGGTCATCGTCCGCACCAAGAAGGAGAACCGTCGTCCGGACGGCTCCTACATCAGCTTCGACGAGAACGCCGCCGTTCTCATCAAGCCGGACGGGGAGCCGCGCGGCACCCGTATTTTCGGCCCGGTCGCTCGTGAGCTTCGCGACAAGAAGTTCATGAAGATCGTTTCTCTCGCACCGGAGGTGATCTAG
- the rplX gene encoding 50S ribosomal protein L24, with amino-acid sequence MKIHKGDMVQVISGPDKGAQGKVIEAYPKAGKVLVEGVNRIKKHVANSADERGASTGGIVTQEAPIQVSNVMVLDSDGNPTRIGYRFDENGKKVRVSKRNGKDI; translated from the coding sequence ATGAAGATCCACAAGGGCGATATGGTCCAGGTTATTTCTGGTCCGGACAAGGGCGCACAGGGCAAGGTCATCGAGGCCTACCCGAAGGCCGGCAAGGTCCTCGTTGAGGGCGTCAACCGCATCAAGAAGCACGTCGCCAACTCGGCTGACGAGCGCGGCGCATCCACCGGTGGCATCGTCACCCAGGAGGCTCCGATCCAGGTTTCCAATGTGATGGTCCTGGATTCCGACGGAAACCCGACCCGCATTGGCTACCGTTTCGACGAAAACGGCAAGAAGGTTCGTGTCTCCAAGCGCAACGGGAAGGACATCTAA
- the rplE gene encoding 50S ribosomal protein L5, translating to MAENYTPRLKTRYREEIKKALNEEFGYDNVMQIPGVEKIVVNMGVGEAARDSKVINGALEDLTLITGQKPQLRRATKSIANFKLREGMPIGAKVTLRGDRMWEFLDRLLTVALPRIRDFRGLSDQQFDGHGNYTFGLTEQTMFYEIDVDKIDRPRGMDITVVTTATNNDEGRALLRELGFPFKK from the coding sequence ATGGCTGAGAACTACACCCCGCGCCTGAAGACTCGCTACCGCGAGGAAATCAAGAAGGCCCTGAACGAAGAGTTCGGCTACGACAACGTCATGCAGATCCCGGGCGTCGAGAAGATCGTCGTCAACATGGGCGTCGGCGAGGCTGCCCGTGACTCCAAGGTCATCAACGGCGCCCTCGAGGACCTGACCCTCATCACCGGTCAGAAGCCGCAGCTGCGTCGTGCAACCAAGTCCATCGCGAACTTCAAGCTCCGCGAGGGCATGCCGATCGGCGCCAAGGTCACCCTCCGCGGCGACCGTATGTGGGAGTTCCTCGACCGTCTGCTGACCGTCGCCCTCCCGCGTATCCGTGACTTCCGCGGTCTGTCCGACCAGCAGTTCGACGGCCACGGCAACTACACCTTCGGCCTCACCGAGCAGACCATGTTCTACGAGATCGACGTCGACAAGATCGACCGTCCGCGTGGTATGGACATCACCGTCGTCACCACCGCGACCAACAACGACGAAGGCCGCGCGCTGCTGCGTGAGCTGGGCTTCCCGTTCAAGAAGTAG
- a CDS encoding formate/nitrite transporter family protein translates to MSLNELAHGAVNKKVLLMDHDHGRYVVRSILAGVYLTLGTAFAAIAGNVMEKVSPGNGLGALTFGVLFGLGLFAIVILNTELATGTMMFASYGATTGQISWGKALQLMIVSTVWNLVGAILIAAILGMSAKFSDFDTSHLVATLTTGKLEKPWYNWLFEGIAANFIVNMAIIGALFAKDLVSKFFVILPIIGIFVSLGLEHIIANFSLMTIAGFSGLFNGGVYPEGWSLGMVLANWAVVWLGNAIGGGLIMGGVYAWLNQSKDEVYRD, encoded by the coding sequence ATGTCCCTGAATGAACTCGCCCACGGGGCGGTCAACAAGAAGGTCCTGCTCATGGACCACGACCACGGACGCTATGTCGTGCGTTCGATTCTGGCCGGCGTCTACCTCACGTTGGGCACCGCCTTCGCGGCCATCGCCGGCAACGTCATGGAGAAGGTCTCCCCCGGAAATGGTCTGGGGGCGTTGACCTTCGGCGTGCTCTTCGGCCTGGGCCTGTTCGCCATCGTCATCCTCAACACGGAGCTGGCCACCGGCACCATGATGTTCGCCTCCTACGGCGCGACGACGGGCCAGATCAGCTGGGGCAAGGCCCTCCAGCTGATGATCGTCTCCACGGTGTGGAACCTGGTCGGCGCGATCCTGATCGCCGCGATCCTGGGCATGTCCGCCAAGTTCAGCGATTTCGACACCAGCCACCTGGTGGCGACGTTGACCACCGGTAAGCTGGAAAAGCCCTGGTACAACTGGTTGTTTGAGGGAATCGCCGCGAACTTCATCGTCAACATGGCGATCATCGGCGCCCTCTTCGCCAAGGACCTCGTGTCGAAGTTCTTCGTCATCCTGCCCATCATCGGCATCTTCGTCAGCCTCGGTCTCGAGCACATCATCGCCAACTTCTCCCTGATGACCATCGCCGGTTTCTCCGGGCTGTTCAACGGCGGCGTGTACCCGGAGGGCTGGAGCCTCGGCATGGTCCTGGCCAACTGGGCCGTCGTCTGGCTCGGCAACGCCATCGGCGGCGGCCTCATCATGGGCGGCGTCTACGCCTGGCTCAACCAGTCCAAGGACGAGGTCTACCGCGACTAG
- a CDS encoding MFS transporter: MATKSSVAPGNERATNYVGDNKALLGIVLGVVTFWLFAQTTLNIGPVMGADLGVDISVTTIAISLSALFSGMFIVVAGGLADKIGRVRIATIGNVLGIVGSLLIALAFGGAGTATAMLLVGRALQGLSAAFIMPSTMALLKTYWHGADRQRAVSMWSIGSWGGSGLAAIFGGLMAGTALGWRSIFIISAVVSLLSILLMRGIPESAPSAGRASRTDWGGIISLAVTVLSLLVFITQGSNIGWTNPITWAILAVFFIALAAFIVVERRVDDPLVDFSLFAIPQFTGATISNLLLNATAGLIPVSLWVLQGAGGMSAQTSGYLTLGYAVFIIAFIRVGEKLLQRFGAKKPMIWGTLIVIVAVLLLMGTNTLVETYVVLAIIAYSLFGLGLAFYATPSTDMALSALPEEKAGSGSGIYKMASSIGSAFGVAIPAAIFNAMSVSGSQVVGEVMRWSGRQDNLAVREAGMFGLAAVLIMALIALASIIFLIPNDSKKKVDTSA, encoded by the coding sequence ATGGCTACCAAATCATCCGTCGCTCCCGGCAACGAACGAGCGACCAACTATGTAGGTGATAACAAAGCTCTCCTCGGCATCGTCCTCGGTGTCGTAACCTTCTGGCTCTTTGCCCAGACCACCCTCAACATCGGCCCGGTGATGGGCGCCGACCTCGGCGTCGACATCTCCGTCACCACCATCGCAATCTCCCTGTCGGCGCTCTTTTCCGGCATGTTCATCGTCGTCGCCGGCGGCCTGGCCGACAAGATCGGCCGCGTGCGCATCGCCACGATCGGCAACGTCCTCGGCATCGTCGGCTCGCTGCTGATCGCCCTCGCCTTCGGTGGCGCCGGCACCGCCACCGCGATGCTGCTCGTCGGCCGCGCCCTCCAGGGCCTGTCCGCCGCCTTCATCATGCCGTCCACGATGGCCCTGCTGAAGACCTACTGGCACGGCGCCGACCGTCAGCGCGCCGTCTCCATGTGGTCGATCGGCTCCTGGGGCGGCTCCGGCCTGGCAGCCATCTTCGGCGGGCTCATGGCCGGAACCGCCCTGGGCTGGCGCTCCATCTTCATCATCTCCGCCGTGGTCTCCCTGCTGTCCATCCTGCTGATGCGCGGCATCCCGGAGTCCGCCCCGTCCGCGGGCAGGGCCAGCCGCACCGACTGGGGCGGCATCATCTCCCTGGCCGTCACCGTGCTCTCCCTGCTGGTATTCATCACCCAGGGTTCCAACATCGGCTGGACCAACCCGATCACCTGGGCAATCCTCGCCGTCTTCTTCATCGCCCTGGCGGCCTTCATCGTCGTCGAGCGCCGGGTCGACGATCCGCTGGTCGACTTCTCCCTGTTCGCCATCCCGCAGTTCACCGGCGCCACCATCTCCAACCTGCTGCTCAACGCGACCGCGGGTCTCATCCCGGTCTCCCTCTGGGTCCTGCAGGGCGCCGGCGGCATGTCCGCCCAGACCTCGGGCTACCTCACCCTCGGTTACGCCGTGTTCATCATCGCGTTCATCCGCGTCGGTGAGAAGCTGCTGCAGCGCTTCGGCGCCAAGAAGCCGATGATCTGGGGCACCCTCATCGTCATCGTTGCCGTCCTGCTGCTCATGGGCACCAACACCCTCGTCGAGACCTACGTCGTCCTGGCCATCATCGCCTACTCCCTCTTCGGCCTGGGCCTGGCCTTCTACGCCACCCCGTCCACCGACATGGCGCTGTCCGCCCTGCCGGAGGAGAAGGCCGGCTCCGGTTCCGGCATCTACAAGATGGCCTCCTCCATCGGCTCCGCCTTCGGCGTGGCCATCCCGGCCGCCATCTTCAACGCCATGAGCGTCTCCGGCTCCCAGGTCGTCGGCGAGGTCATGCGCTGGAGCGGTCGCCAGGACAACCTCGCGGTGCGTGAGGCCGGCATGTTCGGTCTGGCCGCGGTCCTGATCATGGCTCTGATCGCCCTCGCCTCCATCATCTTCCTCATCCCGAACGACAGCAAGAAGAAGGTGGACACCTCGGCGTAG
- a CDS encoding amidohydrolase, translating to MSLSSSAATVLADLDATREAREALYIHFHQHPELSLQEYETSARIREELEKRGIDVQTVGKTGLVATIANGEGPIVAMRADIDGLPMKEVSGKEYASTATQVNEATGVDTPVAHSCGHDVHIMGLLGALEAFHTHRDAWSGTFIGVFQPAEETAAGAQDMVDNGIADVMPKPDVYLGQHVMATLPGGHLGTRPGGILTAAKSIKVTVHGTGSHGSMPNLGVDPIVLGSAIVMRLQTIVSREISSMDPAVVTVGAFHAGSKSNIIGDSAELLLNTRAYDTDVEKQLHEAIERIVRAECQASRSPKEPEFEYYDVFPLTDNDETATGIVRAAFDENFAGEVIDSPPLPASEDFSIIPNHLDVPYVFWTLGGFNDLSEAIGNHNPAFAPDMQPTLDRGVEAIVVAAGAWLFPKN from the coding sequence ATGTCTCTTTCCTCCAGCGCAGCTACAGTTCTTGCTGATCTCGACGCCACCCGTGAGGCCCGCGAAGCCCTCTACATCCACTTCCACCAGCACCCCGAGCTCTCCCTCCAGGAGTACGAGACCTCGGCGCGCATCCGGGAGGAACTGGAAAAGCGGGGCATCGACGTGCAGACGGTCGGCAAGACCGGCCTGGTCGCCACCATCGCCAACGGCGAGGGTCCGATCGTCGCCATGCGCGCCGACATCGACGGACTGCCGATGAAGGAGGTCTCCGGCAAGGAGTACGCCTCCACCGCCACCCAGGTCAACGAGGCCACCGGCGTCGACACCCCGGTGGCCCACTCCTGCGGCCACGACGTCCACATCATGGGCCTGCTCGGCGCATTGGAGGCTTTCCACACCCACCGCGACGCCTGGTCGGGCACCTTCATCGGCGTGTTCCAGCCGGCCGAGGAGACCGCCGCAGGCGCCCAGGACATGGTGGACAACGGCATCGCCGACGTCATGCCGAAACCTGACGTCTATCTCGGACAACACGTCATGGCCACCCTTCCCGGAGGGCACCTGGGCACCCGGCCCGGCGGCATCCTCACCGCGGCGAAGTCCATCAAGGTCACCGTCCACGGCACCGGCAGCCACGGTTCCATGCCGAACCTCGGCGTGGACCCGATCGTCCTCGGCTCGGCCATCGTCATGCGCCTGCAGACGATCGTCTCCCGCGAGATTTCCTCGATGGATCCGGCCGTCGTGACCGTCGGAGCCTTCCACGCGGGGTCCAAGTCCAACATTATCGGCGACAGCGCGGAGCTGCTGCTCAACACCCGCGCCTACGACACGGACGTCGAGAAGCAGCTCCACGAGGCGATCGAACGCATCGTCCGCGCCGAGTGCCAGGCCTCCCGCTCCCCGAAGGAGCCGGAGTTCGAGTACTACGACGTCTTCCCGCTGACCGACAACGACGAGACCGCCACCGGTATCGTGCGAGCCGCCTTCGACGAGAACTTCGCCGGTGAAGTCATCGACTCCCCGCCTCTTCCCGCCTCCGAAGACTTCTCGATCATCCCGAACCACCTGGACGTGCCCTACGTCTTCTGGACTCTCGGCGGTTTCAACGACCTGTCCGAGGCCATCGGCAACCACAACCCGGCGTTCGCTCCGGACATGCAGCCCACCCTCGACCGCGGCGTCGAAGCAATCGTCGTCGCCGCCGGCGCGTGGCTGTTCCCCAAGAACTAA
- the fdhD gene encoding formate dehydrogenase accessory sulfurtransferase FdhD: protein MGRIGQSYRVTKVTFDGGPDGRWTTDTRGDTVTVEEPLELRVNGTTITTTMRTPGNDVELVHGFLHGEGHITSASQVAEARYCAGATGPNGENTYNLIETDLAVGVTPPGLEAIRLTTTSSACGVCGSTSIDEVMGRTHHPIEPVTLDPRMIVGLPEKLRAEQKQFRRTGGIHAAGAFTLSGEPVVIREDVGRHNAADKVIGHLLMNDLLPAKDLILVMSSRASYELVQKAIMAGFPALVAVSAPSSLAVDLAREAGLSLVGFTRDDRFNLYSGQLAEA, encoded by the coding sequence ATGGGGCGCATCGGACAGAGCTACCGGGTGACGAAGGTGACCTTCGACGGAGGGCCGGACGGCCGCTGGACGACGGACACCCGCGGTGACACCGTGACCGTCGAGGAGCCGCTGGAGCTGCGCGTCAACGGCACCACCATCACCACCACCATGCGCACCCCCGGCAACGACGTCGAGCTGGTGCACGGCTTCCTCCACGGGGAGGGACACATCACCTCGGCCAGCCAGGTCGCCGAGGCCCGGTACTGCGCCGGCGCCACCGGCCCCAACGGGGAAAACACCTACAACCTCATCGAGACCGACCTCGCGGTGGGCGTGACGCCGCCCGGACTGGAGGCGATCCGGCTGACGACGACCAGTTCCGCCTGCGGCGTCTGCGGCTCCACCTCCATCGACGAAGTCATGGGCAGGACGCACCACCCCATCGAACCGGTCACGCTGGACCCCCGGATGATCGTCGGCCTGCCGGAGAAACTGCGTGCCGAGCAAAAACAGTTCCGCCGCACCGGCGGCATCCACGCCGCCGGGGCGTTCACACTCTCCGGCGAGCCGGTCGTCATCCGGGAGGACGTCGGCCGGCACAACGCCGCCGACAAGGTCATCGGCCATCTGCTCATGAACGACCTGCTGCCGGCGAAGGACCTGATCCTGGTGATGAGTTCCCGGGCCTCCTACGAACTGGTGCAGAAGGCGATCATGGCGGGCTTCCCGGCCCTGGTCGCCGTCTCCGCGCCGTCCTCGCTGGCGGTGGATCTGGCGCGCGAGGCCGGACTCTCCCTGGTGGGCTTCACCCGGGACGACCGCTTCAACCTCTATTCAGGGCAGCTGGCCGAGGCGTGA
- a CDS encoding DUF6457 domain-containing protein, which produces MSESIAPQQPAKGSPEEIASARAWLAAVVDEFDLNQETIRALVKDLLDLTKHVAHGPSRPAAPLTAFLVGVSVGKQLEGTESTEQEVAAARARIEAVEHLLERYSRRDN; this is translated from the coding sequence ATGAGCGAGAGCATCGCACCACAGCAGCCCGCGAAGGGTTCCCCGGAGGAGATCGCCTCCGCCCGAGCCTGGCTCGCCGCAGTCGTCGACGAGTTCGACCTGAACCAGGAGACGATCCGCGCGCTGGTCAAGGACCTGTTGGACCTGACCAAGCACGTGGCCCACGGACCGTCCCGCCCGGCCGCCCCGCTGACTGCGTTCCTCGTCGGAGTGAGCGTCGGCAAGCAGCTTGAGGGGACCGAGTCCACCGAGCAGGAGGTCGCGGCCGCCAGGGCGCGGATCGAGGCTGTGGAGCACCTGCTGGAGCGCTATTCACGCAGGGACAACTAG